From Parambassis ranga chromosome 9, fParRan2.1, whole genome shotgun sequence, the proteins below share one genomic window:
- the tet3 gene encoding methylcytosine dioxygenase TET3 isoform X2, translated as MLVCETFSWLETVHKVTSVDGPRSGGQMEIGSHDRLQEGALSLELANGVNRYHNDDEASMETEQQRAGSVPPRQCWVPGHGKVSDTQKQQSCWSSGSGATPSEPVHHADMEDAHNLVAFSVIAGSLPPSSSSSCPLVQPNTAHLYEKFTQETGAGGANARLSAGAPEGGCQLPEDLNTLQTALSQAKHGHKPPNCDCDGPDCPDYLEWLEKKIKLATCEDQGSRKKADAPPHLQQHSLQHHSQTFQQVNGGPHLSSSCSQQPQAIQGLHPDQVPCSKPPIPCSPQVLSIAKEKNISLQTAIAIDALTQLSGTSPQAAGSPGQAPYKSNPHHHQDTQNITAQTSNDAGLIPSSHSSSSRPQSVPPGLHTSQQAPVSFEHHRPQSHGHPAHVSPLPSTTSPFPGQGKPPSFSPNPQQWQGSGRVSEQSNPWMCIKSEPQSHLATASHSSSDPMSELKQLLGNNSGKFSHVPFKFPAAQHHSLNQSRGIEAQDNQALSRIKQESDSGEHYHHTASMGHYGMANGQQQGQHHLGQAAISHSTQAALQQHLHYKRNLFSNHSSGFPAPGPCAPLSCQNLKKWWPQMEAEGLPHLAIKQEPKEPKKKKNSQGSPVIKAMSGMVEGPPLPKPKQIIIKKTKQKASIPPFLPQTQITIQKPPVLMTDRSPVLTSLHTCPLPSLPFHCNSTQAAAAGHPAPAQSQVSISNSSMTPSSSVSVLSVNTPAPMGPLRLPVAPADHVMLEGAGTLASSNTSTTTPVTSTSPSSTSKLQSLINIDPKYEELIRQFEAEFGDSPPDAAVSQPMEETATAPGPGNQSLISPQDGRPTLSSTSQLVTTTQASLTSHSGDQEMSAEDSKHEPGTQSEATMNHTSTESLMEKQHEGSCQLSRHQEAVVNKQQQPRELQNTFSMPCSPLPKRMKIEASGDTTVLSTICYSEEDTPTKDGLTSPSLKGFLDSPLRYLDTPTKSLLNTPSKDLQAEFPTCTCVEQILEKDEGPYYNHLGSGPTVASIRTLMEERYGEKGDAIRVEKVVYTGREGKSSRGCPIAKWVIRRGSEKEKLLCLVRHRAGHHCDNAVIIILILAWEGIPRGLADKLYSELSATITKYGNPTSRRCGLNDDRTCACQGKDPETCGASFSFGCSWSMYFNGCKYARSKMPRKFRLQGDHPEEEDKLRDNFQNLATEVAPLYKQLAPQAYTNQCVSEQKAPECRLGLKEGRPFSGVTACMDFCAHAHKDQHNLYNGCTVVCTLTKEDNRKVGEIPEDEQLHVLPLYKVSPTDEFGSEEGQRLKMKTGAIQVLQAFRREVRKLPEPAKSCRQRRLDAKKAASEKKKNKLMQQAGETPEKTVVKAEVCISNSPQPQCNKAIMNQDVKPNIKKEPFNGSLDGYPVQAADLFNNIYPHPAYYARGGLPPTGQPSAPDAVNGYHPGLPAMPYGYYNYSNDALFRPKLRTYEGRNGSSPKIGSKAAQVDQKPDIQSLQARLAQPFLGHQEQSNQPNHSAYTQPADHNPSRPSSVSSEASNRGTPLIKQEPMDVPVYEGTLPNQVVPNTSRATPQPAPWPGHKLNGSIIPTTWDGHPNHKQNPEASSLTLEKQQFHQHPQRQPSPYPQQWTSYVGSNSKAMMVSPAQSPSLQVPPSPSQSPHLGTARQANIHQASPCPASPRPSTPHTGTPQPGTPRHWASSAPSPQPNAWPMGHAAYSPGLKHSNPSGAYPDKIWSKTGESRCSTPLGLQEKAWKSCGGSVAGSTPSPAPEGRLFPDALQQSDQAYCNPSRAESDVESTKHSEYDEDEVWSDSEHNFLDPNIGGVAVAPAHGCILIECARRELHATTPIKRPDRTHPTRISLVFYQHKNLNQPMHGLALWEAKMKLLAERALQRQQKAALLGLSQDDIKTLGKKRKWGSLVAGASPGPGQSIDKEGPVTRFAHTFHTNSVVTVSPYAFTRVTGPYSHFV; from the exons ATGTTGGTGTGTGAGACCTTCAGCTGGCTTGAG ACTGTTCACAAAGTCACTTCAGTGGATGGCCCCAGAAGTGGAGGCCAGATGGAAATTGGGTCACATGACCGCCTCCAGGAAGGCGCATTGAGCCTGGAACTGGCCAATGGGGTGAATCGCTACCATAATGATGATGAGGCATCTATGGAAACAGAGCAGCAAAGGGCAGGAAGTGTGCCTCCAAGGCAATGTTGGGTGCCAGGACATGGCAAGGTCAGTGACACCCAAAAACAGCAATCATGTTGGAGCAGCGGCAGTGGTGCTACCCCCAGTGAGCCTGTCCACCATGCAGACATGGAGGATGCCCACAATCTGGTGGCTTTTTCTGTCATTGCTGGCTCCttgcctccatcttcttcctcttcctgccctCTCGTACAGCCTAACACAGCCCATCTGTATGAGAAGTTTACCCAGGAGACAGGTGCTGGGGGGGCTAATGCCAGACTCTCTGCAGGGGCTCCAGAGGGAGGCTGCCAACTTCCAGAAGATCTAAACACCCTACAGACAGCACTGAGCCAAGCCAAGCATGGACACAAGCCCCCTAACTGCGACTGTGATGGGCCTGACTGTCCAGACTATCTTGAGTGGCTGGAGAAGAAGATTAAGTTAGCAACATGTGAGGATCAAGGTTCCCGCAAAAAGGCTGATGCTCCCCCACACTTACAGCAACACAGTTTGCAGCATCATTCTCAAACCTTTCAACAGGTGAATGGCGGCCCccacctttcttcttcatgctcaCAGCAACCACAGGCAATTCAAGGCCTTCATCCAGATCAAGTGCCCTGCTCCAAACCCCCAATTCCCTGCTCTCCCCAGGTGCTCTCCATAGCCAAGGAAAAGAACATCAGTCTTCAGACAGCCATTGCCATAGATGCCCTTACCCAGTTATCTGGTACCAGCCCACAAGCTGCTGGTTCTCCAGGTCAAGCTCCCTACAAAAGTAACCCCCATCACCACCAAGATACCCAAAATATCACAGCTCAGACTTCCAATGATGCTGGCCTAATCCCGTCCAGCCACTCATCTTCCTCGCGCCCTCAGTCCGTCCCTCCAGGACTACACACTAGCCAGCAGGCCCCTGTGTCATTTGAGCACCACAGGCCACAGTCCCATGGCCACCCAGCCCATGTTTCCCCACTCCCATCCACTACCTCTCCTTTCCCAGGTCAGGGAAAACCTCCAAGCTTCAGCCCGAATCCccagcagtggcagggctcagGCAGAGTCTCTGAACAGAGTAATCCATGGATGTGTATAAAGTCCGAGCCCCAGTCTCACCTTGCCACTGCATCTCACAGTAGCTCAGACCCCATGTCAGAGCTGAAGCAATTGCTTGGTAACAACAGTGGTAAGTTCAGCCATGTCCCTTTTAAGTTTCCAGCTGCACAGCACCACAGCTTGAACCAGAGTCGGGGTATTGAGGCTCAGGACAACCAAGCATTGTCCAGGATAAAACAAGAGTCAGACTCTGGTGAGCACTACCATCACACTGCCTCCATGGGACATTATGGCATGGCTAATGGTCAACAGCAGGGTCAGCACCACCTTGGCCAAGCAGCCATCAGCCACTCTACTCAGGCAGCTTTGCAACAGCACCTTCACTACAAGAGGAACCTCTTCTCTAACCACTCCTCTGGCTTTCCAGCACCAGGCCCATGTGCACCTCTGAGTTGCCAAAACTTGAAAAAATGGTGGCCACAAATGGAGGCAGAAGGATTGCCACATCTGGCCATCAAACAGGAACCCAAGGAacccaagaagaaaaaaaacagccaaggATCTCCTGTCATTAAAGCTATGAGTGGGATGGTTGAAGGCCCTCCTCTCCCCAAACCCAAACAAATAATCATTAAGAAAACTAAGCAGAAAGCCTCCATACCACCCTTCTTGCCTCAGACCCAGATCACCATACAAAAACCACCAGTCCTCATGACTGACAGATCCCCAGTCCTAACCAGCCTTCACACAtgtcctctcccctctctgcccTTCCACTGTAACTCcactcaggctgctgctgcaggccacCCTGCCCCAGCCCAATCTCAGGTATCCATTTCCAACTCCTCAATGACTCCCTCTTCCAGTGTTTCTGTATTGTCTGTAAACACTCCAGCTCCAATGGGGCCTCTGCGTCTACCTGTGGCACCTGCAGATCATGTTATGTTAGAAGGAGCAGGCACCCTGGCATCCAGTaacaccagcaccaccacacCTGTGACCTCCACATCTCCATCCAGCACCTCAAAATTACAGAGTCTCATTAACATAGACCCGAAGTATGAAGAACTTATCCGGCAGTTTGAGGCTGAATTTGGGGACTCACCCCCAGatgcagctgtcagtcagccCATGGAGGAGACTGCTACAGCTCCTGGACCAGGGAATCAATCACTGATTAGTCCTCAAGATGGCAGGCCTACATTATCATCCACCTCCCAGTTGGTTACCACCACTCAAGCTAGCTTAACATCTCATTCAGGCGATCAGGAGATGTCAGCAGAAGACAGCAAGCATGAGCCAGGGACCCAAAGTGAAGCAACAATGAACCACACATCCACAGAAAGTCTAATGGAGAAGCAGCATGAGGGGTCCTGTCAGTTATCTCGGCATCAGGAGGCAGTTGtgaacaagcagcagcagcccagaGAGTTGCAGAATACTTTCAGCATGCCATGTTCTCCACTGCCTAAACGCATGAAGATTGAAGCTTCGGGTGATACAACAGTACTGTCCACCATATGCTATTCTGAGGAGGACACACCGACTAAGGATGGTTTAACCTCTCCATCACTCAAAGGCTTCCTAGATTCTCCTTTACGCTACTTGGACACCCCCACTAAGAGCTTGCTAAATACTCCATCCAAGGATCTGCAGGCAGAGTTCCCCACCTGTACCTGCGTTG AACAAATCCTGGAGAAAGATGAAGGGCCCTATTACAATCACCTGGGATCTGGACCTACTGTAGCCTCCATAAGAACTCTGATGGAGGAAAG GTACGGAGAGAAAGGAGATGCCATCAGGGTTGAGAAGGTTGTGTacacaggcagagaggggaagagCTCACGTGGATGTCCCATTGCTAAGTGG GTGATCCGTCGAGGCAGCGAGAAAGAGAAACTGCTGTGTCTGGTGCGCCATCGTGCAGGCCACCACTGTGACAACgctgtcatcatcatcctcattttGGCCTGGGAAGGTATACCAAGGGGCCTGGCTGACAAGTTGTACAGTGAGCTCAGTGCAACCATTACCAAATACGGCAACCCCACCAGCCGACGCTGTGGCCTCAATGATGA TCGTACCTGTGCCTGTCAAGGAAAGGACCCTGAAACTTGTGGTGCCTCCTTCTCCTTTGGCTGTTCCTGGAGTATGTACTTTAATGGCTGTAAGTACGCTCGAAGCAAAATGCCACGCAAGTTCAGGCTACAAGGAGATCACCCCGAAGAG GAGGATAAACTCAGGGATAACTTCCAGAATCTGGCAACTGAGGTGGCTCCTTTGTACAAGCAACTGGCACCACAGGCCTACACTAATCAG tgtgtgtcagagcaaaAAGCTCCGGAGTGTAGGCTGGGCTTGAAGGAAGGCAGGCCATTCTCTGGAGTCACCGCTTGCATGGACTTTTGTGCCCATGCTCATAAGGACCAGCACAACCTCTACAATGGCTGCACAGTG GTGTGTACTTTAACTAAAGAGGACAACCGTAAAGTGGGGGAAATCCCTGAAGATGAACAACTTCATGTCTTGCCTCTTTACAAAGTATCCCCGACAGATGAGTTTGGCAGTGAGGAAGGCCAGCGCCTCAAGATGAAGACAGGAGCCATCCAGGTCCTTCAGGCTTTCCGTCGTGAGGTACGCAAGTTGCCCGAGCCTGCCAAGTCCTGCCGACAGCGCAGACTCGACGCCAAGAAGGCTgcctcagagaagaagaagaataagcTCATGCAACAGGCAGGGGAGACACCGGAGAAAACAGTGGTGAAAGCTGAAGTCTGCATCAGCAATTCCCCTCAACCCCAATGCAATAAAG CAATTATGAATCAAGACGTGAAGCCCAACATCAAAAAGGAGCCCTTCAACGGATCACTAGATGGATACCCTGTGCAGGCAGCAGACCTGTTTAATAACATCTATCCACACCCTGCCTACTATGCAAGGGGAGGCCTTCCCCCAACTGGCCAGCCCTCTGCACCTGATGCAGTAAATGGttaccaccccggtctgcctgCCATGCCCTATGGCTACTACAACTACTCAAACGATGCACTTTTCCGCCCTAAGCTGAGGACCTATGAAGGTCGAAATGGCTCTTCGCCCAAAATAGGCAGTAAAGCTGCCCAGGTAGATCAGAAGCCCGACATTCAGAGCCTTCAGGCCAGACTGGCCCAGCCCTTTCTCGGCCACCAAGAGCAAAGCAACCAACCAAACCACAGCGCTTACACTCAGCCTGCAGACCACAACCCGTCCCGTCCTTCCTCTGTATCCTCTGAGGCCTCTAACAGAGGCACTCCACTCATCAAACAGGAGCCTATGGATGTGCCAGTCTATGAAGGCACATTGCCAAACCAGGTTGTTCCCAACACATCTAGAGCCACCCCACAGCCTGCACCCTGGCCTGGGCACAAGCTTAATGGAAGTATTATTCCCACCACCTGGGATGGCCATCCAAACCATAAACAAAATCCAGAAGCCTCATCATTGACTctggaaaagcagcagtttcaCCAGCATCCACAGCGGCAGCCCTCCCCTTACCCCCAGCAGTGGACATCATATGTTGGCTCAAACTCAAAGGCCATGATGGTTTCTCCAGCCCAATCGCCATCACTCCAGGTACCTCCTTCTCCATCGCAGTCTCCTCACTTAGGCACAGCCCGACAGGCTAACATACACCAAGCCTCACCATGCCCTGCCAGCCCACGCCCCAGCACCCCTCACACAGGTACACCACAGCCAGGCACCCCCAGGCACTGGGCCAGCTCTGCTCCCAGCCCTCAGCCAAATGCTTGGCCCATGGGGCATGCAGCATACAGCCCTGGTTTAAAGCACAGCAATCCTTCAGGAGCCTATCCCGACAAGATCTGGTCTAAGACCGGGGAAAGCCGGTGTTCCACTCCTCTTGGGCTTCAAGAAAAGGCCTGGAAGTCTTGTGGAGGTTCTGTAGCAGGCAGCACCCCCTCCCCTGCCCCTGAGGGACGCCTCTTCCCTGATGCCCTGCAGCAGTCAGATCAAGCCTACTGCAACCCCAGCAGAGCTGAGAGTGATGTTGAGAGCACTAAGCATAGTGAATATGATGAGGACGAGGTGTGGTCTGACAGCGAGCACAACTTCCTGGATCCCAACATTGGTGGTGTAGCAGTAGCACCAGCCCATGGCTGTATACTGATTGAATGTGCCCGTCGGGAGCTACATGCTACCACTCCAATTAAAAGGCCCGATCGCACCCACCCGACCCGTATCTCTCTGGTCTTCTACCAGCACAAGAACCTCAACCAGCCAATGCATGGCCTGGCTCTGTGGGAAGCAAAAATGAAGCTGCTGGCAGAGCGAGCGCTGCAGAGGCAGCAAAAAGCGGCTCTCCTCGGTCTTTCCCAGGACGACATCAAGACGCTTGGGAAGAAACGCAAGTGGGGGTCATTGGTGGCAGGTGCCAGTCCAGGACCTGGACAATCTATAGACAAGGAGGGTCCAGTGACACGTTTCGCCCATACTTTCCACACCAACTCTGTTGTTACTGTGTCTCCCTATGCCTTCACCCGCGTCACCGGGCCCTACAGCCACTTTGTCTGA